In Candidatus Thermoplasmatota archaeon, a single window of DNA contains:
- a CDS encoding AAA family ATPase encodes MYAQEILSTSSEEEEHESMILNEDALMPDYIPQKIISREKQLKELLFWYETILRSHKPVNILIKGMPGTGKTLLAQYLASLLKENASKRNVNLHTIYIDCRDCTSETELLVKVIKSLSTNFNPARLGWGQLLNILKEILKAKGYPRVLVILDEINLMLEKGETNLLYLFTRSPSHDLGSVSLIVIAVSASILHRLEEIDPSTLSSFGHCAPIIKMEKYTKQELMEIIGERAKLALAPDSLLKNELELIADIASHVGNARLGIEVVWTAAKMADAEKRGRIELDDVRAAKNYVNPEISDDVLIDMSEQNLLVYYSTAWYFCENRNAIYVETNKLRPYYTKACKDNNIQPVSERQYRNLLEDLGEKGLISYISEGRGKPAIVSLEEVSAYVLRERIENYIQKQKLHEKLLEIDRKANNSS; translated from the coding sequence AGAAGAGCACGAATCTATGATACTAAATGAAGATGCGCTTATGCCAGATTACATACCGCAGAAAATAATCAGCAGAGAGAAGCAGCTTAAGGAGTTATTATTCTGGTATGAAACGATATTGCGCTCGCATAAGCCTGTAAACATTCTTATCAAAGGCATGCCCGGAACCGGTAAAACGTTGCTTGCACAGTATCTTGCAAGTTTGCTCAAGGAAAATGCTTCTAAAAGAAATGTAAACCTTCATACGATATACATCGATTGCAGGGACTGTACAAGTGAAACGGAACTGCTTGTAAAAGTCATTAAAAGTTTGAGCACTAATTTTAACCCGGCACGGCTGGGCTGGGGGCAGCTTCTTAATATATTAAAGGAGATATTAAAAGCAAAAGGTTATCCTCGTGTTTTAGTTATTCTCGATGAAATTAATTTAATGCTGGAGAAAGGAGAAACTAATTTGTTATATCTGTTTACGCGCTCGCCATCGCATGATCTTGGCTCCGTATCGCTGATAGTGATTGCAGTAAGTGCCAGTATTCTTCATAGGTTAGAAGAAATAGATCCTTCTACACTGAGTAGTTTTGGTCATTGCGCGCCCATAATAAAAATGGAAAAATATACAAAACAAGAACTTATGGAAATAATAGGTGAAAGAGCTAAGTTAGCGCTGGCGCCAGATAGTTTGCTTAAAAACGAGCTGGAGCTTATTGCTGACATTGCTAGTCATGTGGGCAATGCAAGATTAGGTATAGAAGTTGTATGGACCGCTGCTAAAATGGCAGATGCTGAGAAGCGTGGGCGCATTGAACTGGATGATGTAAGGGCTGCTAAGAATTATGTCAACCCAGAGATATCAGATGATGTACTTATAGATATGAGCGAGCAAAATTTACTCGTGTATTACTCAACTGCATGGTATTTTTGCGAAAATAGAAATGCAATTTACGTAGAAACTAATAAACTCCGGCCCTACTATACAAAAGCATGTAAAGATAACAACATTCAACCTGTTTCAGAAAGACAGTATCGCAATCTCTTAGAGGACTTGGGCGAGAAAGGCTTGATAAGCTACATATCTGAAGGTAGAGGTAAACCTGCAATCGTATCGCTTGAAGAAGTATCAGCTTATGTGTTGAGAGAAAGAATTGAAAATTATATTCAAAAGCAAAAACTTCACGAAAAACTGCTAGAAATAGATCGTAAAGCAAATAATAGTTCTTAA